A genomic region of Micromonospora sp. NBRC 110009 contains the following coding sequences:
- the carB gene encoding carbamoyl-phosphate synthase large subunit, whose protein sequence is MPKRTDLKHVLVIGSGPIVIGQACEFDYSGTQACRVLRNEGIRVSLVNSNPATIMTDPEFADATYVEPITPEFVELVIAKERPDALLPTLGGQTALNTAVALHEAGVLEKYGVELIGANIEAINRGEDRQLFKDIVAKAGVRLGLDDPSALVPRSRVCHSMDEVQQTVAELGLPVVIRPSFTMGGLGSGMAHTDEDLARIAGAGLAASPVHEVLIEESVLGWKEYELELMRDRHDNVVVVCSIENVDPMGVHTGDSVTVAPAMTLTDREYQRLRDLGIAVLREVGVDTGGCNIQFAVNPADGRIVVIEMNPRVSRSSALASKATGFPIAKIAAKLAIGYTLDEIPNDITLKTPAAFEPTLDYVVVKIPRFAFEKFPGADPELTTTMKSVGEAMSLGRNFTEALNKAMRSMETKRGGFWTQPDPVGATKENTLAALRMPHDGRLYTVERALRLGASIAEVAEASGGMDPWFLDQIAALVELRTEVADAPVLDADLLRRAKRAGLSDGQLAALRPELAAEDGVRTLRHRLDVRPVYKTVDTCAAEFAATTPYHYSTYDEETEVEASPRPKVIILGSGPNRIGQGIEFDYSCVHAVMALREVGFETVMVNCNPETVSTDYDTADRLYFEPLTFEDVLEVWHAEDSSGKAAGGPGVVGVIVQLGGQTPLGLAQRLKNAGVPVVGTSPESIHLAEERGAFGAVLARAGLRAPAHGMATSYEEAKAIADEIGYPVLVRPSYVLGGRGMEIVYDDATLRDYIGRATDISPDHPVLVDRFLDDAIEIDVDALVDADGDVYLGGVMEHIEEAGIHSGDSSCALPPITLAGSHLAQVRRYTEAIARGVGVKGLLNVQYALQGDMLYVLEANPRASRTVPFVSKATAVPLAKAAARIALGATIAELRAEGMLPPTGDGGTMPADAPIAVKEAVLPFKRFRTPSGKGIDVLLGPEMKSTGEVMGIDTGFGQAFAKSQAAAYGSLPTAGKIFVSVANRDKRGMIFPIKRLADLGFDIVATTGTAEVLRRHGIACEQIRKHYESGEGEDAVSLILGGDVALVVNTPQGSGASARSDGYEIRSAAVTADIPCITTVPGAAAAVMGIEARIRGDMRVRPLQELHAALRAQQ, encoded by the coding sequence ATGCCTAAGCGGACCGACCTCAAGCACGTCCTGGTGATCGGCTCCGGGCCGATCGTGATCGGGCAGGCCTGCGAGTTCGACTACTCCGGCACCCAGGCCTGCCGGGTGCTGCGCAACGAGGGCATCCGGGTCAGCCTGGTCAACTCCAACCCGGCCACGATCATGACGGACCCGGAGTTCGCCGACGCCACCTACGTCGAGCCGATCACCCCGGAGTTCGTCGAGCTGGTCATCGCCAAGGAGCGGCCCGACGCGCTGCTGCCCACCCTGGGCGGGCAGACCGCGCTGAACACCGCGGTCGCCCTGCACGAGGCCGGCGTCCTGGAGAAGTACGGCGTCGAGCTGATCGGCGCGAACATCGAGGCGATCAACCGGGGCGAGGACCGGCAGCTGTTCAAGGACATCGTGGCCAAGGCCGGCGTACGACTCGGCCTGGACGACCCGTCCGCGCTGGTGCCGCGGTCCCGGGTCTGCCACTCGATGGACGAGGTCCAGCAGACCGTCGCCGAGCTGGGCCTGCCGGTGGTGATCCGGCCGTCGTTCACCATGGGCGGCCTCGGCTCCGGCATGGCGCACACCGACGAGGACCTGGCGCGCATCGCCGGCGCCGGCCTGGCCGCCAGCCCGGTGCACGAGGTGCTCATCGAGGAGAGCGTGCTCGGCTGGAAGGAGTACGAGCTCGAACTCATGCGGGACCGGCACGACAACGTGGTGGTGGTCTGCTCGATCGAGAACGTCGACCCGATGGGCGTGCACACCGGGGACAGCGTCACCGTGGCCCCGGCCATGACCCTCACCGACCGGGAGTACCAGCGGCTGCGCGACCTGGGCATCGCGGTGCTCCGCGAGGTCGGGGTGGACACCGGCGGCTGCAACATCCAGTTCGCGGTGAACCCGGCCGACGGCCGGATCGTCGTGATCGAGATGAACCCGCGGGTCTCCCGCTCCTCGGCCCTCGCGTCGAAGGCCACCGGCTTCCCGATCGCCAAGATCGCCGCGAAGCTGGCCATCGGCTACACCCTGGACGAGATTCCCAACGACATCACCCTCAAGACCCCGGCGGCGTTCGAGCCCACCCTGGACTACGTGGTGGTGAAGATCCCCCGGTTCGCGTTCGAGAAGTTCCCCGGCGCGGACCCGGAGCTGACCACCACCATGAAGTCGGTCGGTGAGGCGATGAGCCTCGGCCGCAACTTCACCGAGGCGCTGAACAAGGCGATGCGCTCGATGGAGACCAAGCGGGGCGGGTTCTGGACCCAACCGGATCCGGTCGGCGCCACGAAGGAGAACACCCTCGCGGCGCTGCGGATGCCGCACGACGGCCGGCTCTACACCGTGGAACGGGCGCTGCGCCTCGGCGCGTCCATCGCCGAGGTCGCCGAGGCGTCCGGCGGGATGGACCCGTGGTTCCTGGACCAGATCGCCGCCCTCGTCGAACTGCGGACCGAGGTCGCCGACGCCCCGGTGCTCGACGCCGACCTGCTGCGCCGGGCCAAGCGGGCCGGCCTCTCCGACGGGCAGCTCGCCGCGCTCCGCCCCGAGCTGGCCGCCGAGGACGGCGTCCGCACCCTGCGCCACCGGCTCGACGTCCGCCCGGTCTACAAGACGGTGGACACCTGCGCCGCCGAGTTCGCGGCGACCACGCCCTACCACTACTCCACCTACGACGAGGAGACCGAGGTCGAGGCCTCGCCCCGGCCCAAGGTGATCATCCTGGGCTCCGGGCCGAACCGGATCGGGCAGGGCATCGAGTTCGACTACTCCTGTGTGCACGCCGTCATGGCGCTGCGCGAGGTCGGCTTCGAGACCGTCATGGTCAACTGCAACCCGGAGACCGTCTCCACCGACTACGACACCGCCGACCGGCTCTACTTCGAGCCGCTGACCTTCGAGGACGTCCTCGAGGTGTGGCACGCCGAGGACTCCTCCGGCAAGGCGGCCGGCGGCCCGGGCGTGGTCGGGGTGATCGTGCAGCTCGGCGGGCAGACGCCGCTCGGCCTGGCCCAGCGGCTCAAGAACGCCGGCGTGCCGGTGGTCGGCACCTCCCCGGAGTCGATCCACCTGGCCGAGGAGCGCGGCGCGTTCGGGGCGGTGCTGGCCCGGGCCGGGCTGCGCGCCCCGGCGCACGGCATGGCCACCTCGTACGAGGAGGCCAAGGCGATCGCCGACGAGATCGGCTACCCGGTGCTGGTCCGGCCGTCGTACGTGCTCGGCGGGCGGGGCATGGAGATCGTCTACGACGACGCCACCCTGCGCGACTACATCGGCCGGGCCACCGACATCTCGCCCGACCACCCGGTGCTGGTGGACCGCTTCCTCGACGACGCCATCGAGATCGACGTGGACGCGCTGGTCGACGCCGACGGCGACGTCTACCTCGGCGGGGTGATGGAGCACATCGAGGAGGCCGGCATCCACTCCGGCGACTCGTCCTGTGCGCTGCCGCCGATCACCCTGGCCGGCTCCCACCTGGCCCAGGTCCGCCGCTACACCGAGGCGATCGCCCGCGGGGTCGGGGTGAAGGGCCTGCTCAACGTCCAGTACGCGCTTCAGGGCGACATGCTCTACGTGCTGGAGGCCAACCCGCGCGCCTCCCGGACCGTCCCGTTCGTCTCCAAGGCCACCGCGGTGCCGCTGGCCAAGGCGGCGGCCCGGATCGCGCTCGGCGCCACCATCGCCGAGCTGCGCGCCGAGGGGATGCTGCCGCCCACCGGGGACGGCGGCACCATGCCGGCCGACGCCCCGATCGCGGTCAAGGAGGCGGTGCTGCCGTTCAAGCGGTTCCGCACCCCCTCGGGCAAGGGCATCGACGTGCTGCTCGGCCCGGAGATGAAGTCCACCGGCGAGGTGATGGGCATCGACACCGGCTTCGGCCAGGCCTTCGCCAAGTCGCAGGCGGCGGCGTACGGCTCGCTGCCCACCGCCGGGAAGATCTTCGTCTCGGTCGCCAACCGGGACAAGCGCGGCATGATCTTCCCGATCAAGCGCCTCGCCGACCTGGGCTTCGACATCGTCGCCACCACCGGCACGGCGGAGGTGCTGCGCCGGCACGGCATCGCCTGCGAGCAGATCCGCAAGCACTACGAGTCGGGCGAGGGCGAGGACGCGGTGTCGCTGATCCTCGGCGGCGACGTGGCCCTGGTGGTCAACACCCCGCAGGGCTCCGGTGCGAGCGCCCGCTCCGACGGGTACGAGATCCGCAGCGCGGCGGTGACCGCGGACATCCCGTGCATCACCACGGTGCCCGGCGCGGCGGCCGCGGTGATGGGCATCGAGGCCCGGATCCGGGGCGACATGCGGGTCCGGCCCCTCCAGGAGTTGCACGCGGCCCTGCGGGCCCAGCAGTGA